A part of Primulina eburnea isolate SZY01 chromosome 10, ASM2296580v1, whole genome shotgun sequence genomic DNA contains:
- the LOC140842778 gene encoding AP2/ERF and B3 domain-containing transcription factor At1g51120-like, whose translation MTPDSSWKKSKFHWLLHQTAPAPLSESESSIYQYCSVEYATVYDASWLKPGVVNQQNGYWGAYLCANNEHIWLGSFETEDEAAFMAHKTASVEFCDAPPQFWSHLSTGEVINMTMDSSYDTNFPNNLAAQVQEKPDSAALPDTSGYNLRRLFMKVLTPSDAGKLNRLVIPKRYAVRHFPKICENEGVNEDVEVMFFDMSMKIWKFRYCYWNSSQSYVFTRGWNGFLKEKCLKPKDMVIFWAYERSDGMNDVGKLYVIDVLYNNNAGDGQIGDVTDNGGPSELLMGQAGDGGHGNEEIGRMDAQHGGFEEKGVKLFGVNII comes from the exons ATGACACCAG ATTCATCATGGAAGAAGAGCAAATTTCATTGGTTGTTACATCAAACTGCTCCTGCTCCTCTTTCTGAATCAGAGAGCAGCATTTACCAGTACTGTTCAGTTGAGTATGCGACAGTATATGATGCCTCCTGGTTGAAGCCAGGCGTGGTAAATCAACAGAATGGGTACTGGGGTGCATACTTATGTGCCAACAATGAACACATTTGGCTTGGATCTTTTGAAACCGAGGATGAAGCTGCATTTATGGCTCACAAAACGGCATCCGTCGAGTTTTGTGACGCACCACCACAGTTCTGGAGTCATCTCTCCACTGGTGAAGTCATCAACATGACCATGGACAGCTCATATGATACAAACTTTCCGAATAATTTGGCGGCTCAAGTTCAGGAAAAGCCTGATTCGGCAGCTTTGCCCGATACCTCAGGCTACAACTTGCGGCGACTTTTCATGAAGGTGCTCACACCTAGCGATGCGGGTAAGCTTAACCGTCTTGTGATTCCAAAAAGGTACGCCGTTAGGCATTTCCCTAAAATATGTGAAAATGAAGGCGTCAACGAAGATGTAGAGGTCATGTTTTTCGACATGTCCATGAAGATATGGAAGTTTCGGTACTGCTATTGGAATAGTAGCCAAAGCTACGTTTTTACCAGAGGCTGGAATGGCTTTTTGAAAGAAAAGTGTTTGAAACCAAAGGATATGGTTATTTTCTGGGCCTACGAGCGCAGCGACGGCATGAATGATGTTGGTAAACTGTATGTTATAGATGTGTTATATAACAACAATGCTGGAGATGGCCAGATTGGAGATGTCACCGACAACGGTGGTCCGTCGGAACTGCTGATGGGGCAGGCTGGTGACGGTGGTCATGGAAATGAAGAAATTGGGAGAATGGATGCACAGCATGGTGGTTTTGAAGAGAAGGGTGTCAAACTTTTTGGGGTGAATATTATTTGA
- the LOC140842777 gene encoding bHLH transcription factor RHL1-like isoform X1 encodes MQPTTGELPEMNNLNPLVSLHDSQMSTSSHFDPTSSHDDFLDQMFSSVPSSASSFPWPDDHAPPPPCHLEDQSTALLASKLRQQQISNGAAKALLIQHQLMLSRGLAVNDLRSPSGADIEFLNVPHADQDDVFDGSCYKSANLDHEASIKALFNGFTGSIGHSSNQPQHLLHSQGGAFHSQKFGEPAAPEMNQPAASGTSGGGTAGQPKQRVRARRGQATDPHSIAERLRRERIAERMKSLQELVPNANKTDKASMLDEIIDYVKFLQLQVKVLSMSRLGGAAAVNPLVPDISSEGGRNGNGTQTASSSNNDGMTVTEHQVAKLMEEDMGSAMQYLQGKGLCLMPISLATAISTTTCRTRSHHPLASASNNPLLNSEAAGPTSPSMSALTVQSATIAARETSLKDVHSVSKP; translated from the exons ATGCAACCCACTACCGGAGAATTGCCGGAAATGAACAATCTCAACCCTCTGGTGTCTCTTCACGATTCCCAGATGTCAACGTCTTCCCACTTCGATCCAACGTCGTCCCACGACGATTTTCTCGACCAAATGTTCTCTTCCGTTCCTTCTTCTGCCTCTTCATTCCCCTGGCCTGACGACCACGCGCCGCCGCCACCATGTCACTTGGAGGACCAGTCGACGGCTCTGTTGGCGTCGAAGCTCAGGCAGCAGCAGATAAGCAACGGCGCTGCCAAGGCTTTGCTGATTCAGCATCAGTTGATGCTCTCCCGAGGCCTCGCCGTCAATGACCTCCGTTCTCCGTCCGGTGCAGATATTGAGTTTCTCAATGTCCCTCACGCTGATCAAGACGACGTCTTTGACGGTTCCTGCTACAAATCTGCTAACCTT GATCATGAAGCCTCAATCAAAGCTCTATTCAATGGCTTCACCGGATCAATCGGCCATTCTTCAAATCAGCCTCAACATCTCCTCCATTCCCAG GGTGGAGCATTTCATTCCCAGAAATTCGGTGAACCGGCGGCGCCGGAGATGAATCAACCGGCGGCGAGCGGTACGAGCGGTGGTGGGACTGCAGGACAGCCTAAGCAGAGGGTGAGGGCCAGGCGAGGACAGGCCACCGACCCCCACAGCATCGCCGAAAGA TTACGGAGAGAGAGAATCGCGGAGAGGATGAAGTCGTTGCAGGAGCTCGTACCTAATGCTAACAAG ACAGACAAAGCCTCAATGCTGGATGAGATCATCGACTATGTCAAATTCCTACAGCTCCAAGTCAAA GTTCTGAGCATGAGCAGATTGGGTGGTGCTGCAGCTGTTAACCCCCTAGTTCCCGATATCTCCTCTGAG GGAGGGAGGAATGGTAACGGAACACAAACGGCGTCATCGTCAAACAACGACGGCATGACGGTTACGGAGCACCAAGTGGCGAAGCTGATGGAGGAAGACATGGGTTCCGCCATGCAGTATCTTCAAGGGAAAGGTCTTTGCCTCATGCCAATCTCGCTCGCAACCGCCATCTCCACCACCACATGTCGCACCAGGAGCCACCACCCCTTGGCCTCCGCCTCCAACAACCCACTACTCAACTCCGAGGCTGCTGGCCCCACCTCCCCTAGCATGTCGGCTTTGACCGTACAATCCGCCACCATTGCCGCTAGGGAAACCTCCCTCAAAGACGTCCATTCTGTTTCCAAGCCGTGA
- the LOC140842777 gene encoding bHLH transcription factor RHL1-like isoform X2 translates to MQPTTGELPEMNNLNPLVSLHDSQMSTSSHFDPTSSHDDFLDQMFSSVPSSASSFPWPDDHAPPPPCHLEDQSTALLASKLRQQQISNGAAKALLIQHQLMLSRGLAVNDLRSPSGADIEFLNVPHADQDDVFDGSCYKSANLDHEASIKALFNGFTGSIGHSSNQPQHLLHSQKFGEPAAPEMNQPAASGTSGGGTAGQPKQRVRARRGQATDPHSIAERLRRERIAERMKSLQELVPNANKTDKASMLDEIIDYVKFLQLQVKVLSMSRLGGAAAVNPLVPDISSEGGRNGNGTQTASSSNNDGMTVTEHQVAKLMEEDMGSAMQYLQGKGLCLMPISLATAISTTTCRTRSHHPLASASNNPLLNSEAAGPTSPSMSALTVQSATIAARETSLKDVHSVSKP, encoded by the exons ATGCAACCCACTACCGGAGAATTGCCGGAAATGAACAATCTCAACCCTCTGGTGTCTCTTCACGATTCCCAGATGTCAACGTCTTCCCACTTCGATCCAACGTCGTCCCACGACGATTTTCTCGACCAAATGTTCTCTTCCGTTCCTTCTTCTGCCTCTTCATTCCCCTGGCCTGACGACCACGCGCCGCCGCCACCATGTCACTTGGAGGACCAGTCGACGGCTCTGTTGGCGTCGAAGCTCAGGCAGCAGCAGATAAGCAACGGCGCTGCCAAGGCTTTGCTGATTCAGCATCAGTTGATGCTCTCCCGAGGCCTCGCCGTCAATGACCTCCGTTCTCCGTCCGGTGCAGATATTGAGTTTCTCAATGTCCCTCACGCTGATCAAGACGACGTCTTTGACGGTTCCTGCTACAAATCTGCTAACCTT GATCATGAAGCCTCAATCAAAGCTCTATTCAATGGCTTCACCGGATCAATCGGCCATTCTTCAAATCAGCCTCAACATCTCCTCCATTCCCAG AAATTCGGTGAACCGGCGGCGCCGGAGATGAATCAACCGGCGGCGAGCGGTACGAGCGGTGGTGGGACTGCAGGACAGCCTAAGCAGAGGGTGAGGGCCAGGCGAGGACAGGCCACCGACCCCCACAGCATCGCCGAAAGA TTACGGAGAGAGAGAATCGCGGAGAGGATGAAGTCGTTGCAGGAGCTCGTACCTAATGCTAACAAG ACAGACAAAGCCTCAATGCTGGATGAGATCATCGACTATGTCAAATTCCTACAGCTCCAAGTCAAA GTTCTGAGCATGAGCAGATTGGGTGGTGCTGCAGCTGTTAACCCCCTAGTTCCCGATATCTCCTCTGAG GGAGGGAGGAATGGTAACGGAACACAAACGGCGTCATCGTCAAACAACGACGGCATGACGGTTACGGAGCACCAAGTGGCGAAGCTGATGGAGGAAGACATGGGTTCCGCCATGCAGTATCTTCAAGGGAAAGGTCTTTGCCTCATGCCAATCTCGCTCGCAACCGCCATCTCCACCACCACATGTCGCACCAGGAGCCACCACCCCTTGGCCTCCGCCTCCAACAACCCACTACTCAACTCCGAGGCTGCTGGCCCCACCTCCCCTAGCATGTCGGCTTTGACCGTACAATCCGCCACCATTGCCGCTAGGGAAACCTCCCTCAAAGACGTCCATTCTGTTTCCAAGCCGTGA